The following nucleotide sequence is from Aedes aegypti strain LVP_AGWG chromosome 3, AaegL5.0 Primary Assembly, whole genome shotgun sequence.
TCTGCAACAGTTGAGGTTGTAGCTTATGGAGTTCATTCAGCAAGAACAAACCGTCCTGCGAAGTTGTTCCAGCCATGATGGCGATGTTCTTGTTGACGTTCTCCAAATAGTTTTTCGGATGTTGCGGAAAGAGCGGTGATGGACCTCCAACGACAAGGCCAGTTCCTGCTACGTAAGGGTATCCACGGCTAATGATGGTTTGTTCTCGATGATCGTGGAATGCTTCCAGTAGGTCTTTTACGGCAACTCCACGTAGACATTGTTCCAAGGCAACTCCAGTGCAGCCAGTGCGTTTAGCGATATCATTGGTCCCCTCAATTGGGTCGTCACTTATAGCCCATGGAACAAACACTGATCCCGACTGAAGAATAGCCTTGTTGAATAGAGGCGTAGATCGGGATTGCACTAGCGGGCTGTGAAGCATTGCAGAAACAGCGACAGCACCAGCCGATTCACCAAATATCGTCACTTGAGAACTGCTTCCACCAAAATATCTTATATTTTGCTGAACCCACTCCAAGGCAGTTATCACATCCAGCATTCCTACGTTTCCGGGAATGTCTTCAGACATAGTGCTCAAAAACCCTAATGGTCCTAGACGATACTGAATAACCACCAATACAATGTTTGACTCCAGAAGGAAATTCGGTTTGTATTGCTCGGCACCACCCCAGAATAGCCATCCACCGTGCATGAACACCATCACCGGACGATCCGAGTTCAACTGCATGCAAGTGAAATCACAAATCAATCTATGTTTCTTATCACATTCACTTGTAACCACTTACATCATTCGAATACACCGATAAGGTAAGGCAATCCTCGTTATCCAAGTTGACGTAATGTTTGTCCATCTGCGGACACCGAATGCCCGGTTTTGAAGCATCCCGAATACCGCCCCATGCTGCAGCCTTAACCGTTGGCTTGAACCTTAACGTGCCAACGGGAGCTTCACCATACGGAATCccttgaaattcataaattgtcCTATTTGTCCAAGCCGTATAACCGACGGAACCTTGTACGCTGCCAAGTCCTTGAATGTTAACAATCGGCGTCGAATGCTGTCCAAAACAGGAAATCACAACGGAAGTGATTAGCACCGCTATAATGTATTCTACGCACATGTTTATCTAGCTAGTTTTCGCACAACATCGATGAGTAATGTCCCGAATAACAAGATCCAAACTGAATCGCGACCTATCGTCTAATGATGGCGAAGCACCTGTCGGGTGTTGTTTTTATCTTGGGTGCTGACCGGCGAAGGGCCGATGGTCAGTTATCATCAGTTTGTTAAGTAGCATCGCAAAATGTTGGGAAATAGTGCCTCGTTCGGcttgttttttgttttatcaATGGACAGCCGAAGTGGCGAATGATTGATGTGAGCTTTTGGTTTAAACGGTGTTCAGATGGATATAAATTCTTAGAATGTAATACTGTA
It contains:
- the LOC5567218 gene encoding glutactin, with translation MCVEYIIAVLITSVVISCFGQHSTPIVNIQGLGSVQGSVGYTAWTNRTIYEFQGIPYGEAPVGTLRFKPTVKAAAWGGIRDASKPGIRCPQMDKHYVNLDNEDCLTLSVYSNDLNSDRPVMVFMHGGWLFWGGAEQYKPNFLLESNIVLVVIQYRLGPLGFLSTMSEDIPGNVGMLDVITALEWVQQNIRYFGGSSSQVTIFGESAGAVAVSAMLHSPLVQSRSTPLFNKAILQSGSVFVPWAISDDPIEGTNDIAKRTGCTGVALEQCLRGVAVKDLLEAFHDHREQTIISRGYPYVAGTGLVVGGPSPLFPQHPKNYLENVNKNIAIMAGTTSQDGLFLLNELHKLQPQLLQTLNTSHALLHYVRILHEKFGQTKYDGSLEGYAFNQNFLVSETDRLPWADLVCSLTDICGIHGIKAPVMSEVHAFSHVNPGNVYLYSFDYSSELIQRNLSVPFPHKRPVHHAKDIKYLFPWEALDERDVKMAKTVVQLWTSFAIRGVPSADNVGYWPPVDGLFGPYLKINIESEQRNNYLNEFYATADKYRVLGGAGSRLTVSVGSIILVLMIAFSRVL